A single window of Anomaloglossus baeobatrachus isolate aAnoBae1 chromosome 5, aAnoBae1.hap1, whole genome shotgun sequence DNA harbors:
- the LOC142312268 gene encoding oocyte zinc finger protein XlCOF29-like: MHRDRDKMTERILHLTLEILFRLTGEDYTVVKKTSSERCQAPVSEGWGRPLSPITGPPPHPPIHEDINDQKILELTYEMIELLTGEVTLLGMLGHYTETL, translated from the exons ATGCATAGAGACAGGGACAAGAtgacggagaggatattacacctcaccctagagatcctcttccggcttactggagag gattacacagtagtgaagaagacctctagtgagcgctgtcaggcccctgtgtctgagggatggggaagacccctgagcccaatcacggggcctccacctcaccccccgatacatgaggacatcaatgaccagaagatcctagaactcacctacgagatgattgagctgctgactggagaggtgacactgctgggaatgctgggacattatacagaaacgctatga